CACTGTAGCATCTCTCACTGTTGATGCTATTCCTGGAGACTATCACAGTAACTTATTTACCAATATGACATTTATGCAGGACAACACTTACAAGTAACTGTATATGTACGATCATTCTGCAGACAACTGTTTACAAGTAACTTCTACattgtcattcatttattctgcAAGCCAGCACTTCCAAGTCACTTGTGTTCCTTCTGTAGACTCtaagaaactgtacaaattCGTTCCAGGTGAGCACTTGGCATGCGTGGTACATCGTATTGATCGTCATCGCCTTTATCGTCATCACATCCCTCGCTGTCATTGGATGTGTAATCATCAAAGGACGCAAGTGAGTACTTTTAAATTAGCTGTTTAATTAGGACTGTAGTTCAAACTCAGTCAGCTGGAATTTCTGCTTTTAACCCTGCAGATTATGGTGTCTTAAATGATTTGCAGTTCCGtatagaaataaatgaacaaagtaGTTAATATCCTGGATGTCGGCAATGACAAAGAAGACGATAGAAGTGTGTTGAATTCACGTGCATTCTGCACTATTTCCTTTGAATAAACGTGAACTGTAGGTGTGCGAGgtctgtgggtttgttttttttttttttttcttgtccgcCTCTTTCAGAGAGTACAAGATCTCCGGACGACGGCCACTGTACAGTTTTCGCTGGACAGCCCGAGTCCTAAAGAGGACCGTGCGCAGAAAACGCAAAACCCAGCTCCGAGACGAGGGCGGCGACGAAGACCAACGACCTTACATCGTTCACCTGCATCGGACCGACAACAGCCTGGCGATGACGGTGACGAAGACAAGTATCCGAACATTGTCCACCTCCACAGACAACTATCAACACCAACGACAGTGACAAGGACCTTCCTGGTGTTGCACGCTGGTTGGATGACGCCAAACCTCGCTCAGATCTCGACCCGTTGTCGGGAAGCGGCGAGAGCGCGAGACAAAGGCACGTGACCCTGATAAAGCCAACCTCTTGTCAGATTCGCTCGAGGGAATTCGGGGTCAGGGTATTGTCTACAAGGTGATGAAATGACGATGGACATTATGAAGACTTTGTGCTAGAAAACAGAGACTACGGCAGGAAGACAGAGCCGTGTCCTCATGCATTCGATGAAGCAGATGGATGCTGCGTTTTTGATAACTTCAATGACAATTATTTAGATGCGGCATTCGATGACAGGTTCAAACAAGTACACACATAGGGGGAACAATGGCTCTTGAAGAACTCCACGTCAAGAGTTTTAAGACCCGAAACCCCAAGCGAACCGCAAGGACCCTTGAATCGTTAtctacatcatcaccatcagcagcaaGAACAGCTACTACAGCACCTTTCTTCCTGACGTGGAAGCCGTGCAGGGAAGCGGGTACAGGCAAGACCCGTGCGACGGGTAGACAGCGCCGGCTACGAGGTGCCTCAGGTCATACGACCTTTGGCAGATGTCCGAAGGTCCGAAGGCGGGTACGCATCATTGGACGATTACCATCACCTCGTGACCATGCCACGTGACCTCGTCAATGACGCAGGCTCTGACACTGCGTCACTGCTGGAGCTGGGTGTGTGTACAGCAGTGCCGCCACCGCGGGACGAAAGGTAGGAGACTGCCGAGACCAGAAGTGGTGTCCGTCATGTGACATGGGGTAAAGCAAGGTGGACACCAGGGACACTCTAGTTTATTTTACGATCTTCAAATAAGACAACAATTCTGTCTTTTTACACATTATCTTCATGGAAATATGTGTGCGAGCATTTATGAAACCAGTGAACTGTAGATGTCCAATTATTTGaaactatcattttttttttaaactgactttCATTCAATTCGCAAAATATTTGCCAAGAAGTGCAGCATCTACAggacatttattttcatcattcatcTCTTTTATTGCATACACAAAATCCAAACTCACAGTGTAAAGCGTAAACCACTATAAAACTACAGTAATCTCTAAGTTTCAATATGTTCTTTCTCATCATTTCAGGTCCATGTATAATTTGCTACTAGATACTAGAGTGCTTTCTAAACTCGTCAAAAcgttctgtttatattttgtaaatagcaTACGTGtccaaaaatattaaatgttcactttatatttataatCTAAGGCATTAGCTTAACAAACTATTTCTAGTCTTAAAATAGCCTTAAAATAGTCTTAAA
This sequence is a window from Pomacea canaliculata isolate SZHN2017 linkage group LG5, ASM307304v1, whole genome shotgun sequence. Protein-coding genes within it:
- the LOC112564046 gene encoding uncharacterized protein LOC112564046, with protein sequence MVCGGGGNTEAQSQEQVSTWHAWYIVLIVIAFIVITSLAVIGCVIIKGRKEYKISGRRPLYSFRWTARVLKRTVRRKRKTQLRDEGGDEDQRPYIVHLHRTDNSLAMTVTKTSIRTLSTSTDNYQHQRQ